The DNA window TGTTATGActtaaggaaaatgaaagagttAACTTTGAAACATTGAGGATAATGATTGGTGTTCTGACAATCAGTTCTGGTTACTGCAGTTACTAGTTTTTGTATGGGGGCTACTGAATTTTAACTTtgtgatcttaaaggtctttacCAGCCTagatgattctatgattctaagttTAGCTGTGGAATTGTAATTGATTTATTTCCATTACATTTCAAACACTATATAAGCAAGTTTTGGTTTAGAGCATTTGCTTTACCTGTGACTGTCTTTGCCTCCAAAAGCCtgaaaaacaaccccaaaatgaGACAGAGCTATCTTGAGCCTCCCTACAGGTTTTGGATGCTGCTACTAACCTCCTTTGTCTTACTAAATGTACTTCTGAAATGCCTGATGATCAcacaatattaaataaaaataaataatcaaataGAAAAATAGTAACTTAATTAACCACCACTTACTTTTCTGTATCAGTGCTATTCGTTGCAAATAAGTATAACTTTatgatgtttgttttttcattatttattcttaggtattttcaaaagaagaaCTCCGAAAGCTTCTACAGAAGCTGAGGGAATCTTCTCTGATACTTCTGGACCAGGATCTTGATCCTTTGGGATATGAAATTCAGTCATAAGTTTTCATGTGGATATTTGCAAAAACTTCCAAGCATGGACATTCTGGttattaacaaaacaaacaaaagacacCCAACAGCATCATTACTTGGACAAAGTGTTCTCTTTTTGTGgggtaaaaaaccccaaccttcagatttcattttaaacTTGAAAAAGTATGACCAACTTCAGAGATGTTATTTGTTATACaacctttttcatttttttcctaataaaagtgcttgaaaaaaagaaaatgtttgttcaTTCTAATCTAAAACGTCATTATATAAATTTGGTGATTGTATGAACCTCCTTAATCTATTTGCTACATGCCACAAAGAGCTGCCCATAGACTAGAAACTTAGTAGTAAAATGTGCATAGATACAGGGGGAAGAAAAGTGAGAGTGCTGGAAGGTGCATGGAGAAAGTTGGGGAGAAGAAAACAGACAgagtgaaggaaaggaaaaacaaaaaataaaagtgaggaGTTACTTCCAGCCCTTCAGAAGAGAAGGCAGACTTGCTCCATGGCTTGTGCTGTTCTCCTGTACATGAAGGCGTTGCTAAAATGCTGATGAAATCCTAAACCAGAAGAAAAACGATTATACGTTGAAAACTCCGTTTGAGATTTTGTAGTTTATTTTGAAAGCTTGTTCTGCCCCTATTTAGATGTGTAAGCACAGGTTTAGCTGCCCTTTAACAAGACGGAGTGCAGAGGACAAGGAGTGCAGTCAGGCAAGGACTTTGGCTCCTTCACCCAAGTCAGTGTCTCGTAACAATATGTTTTGTCAGGTGTCAAAAGTTATTCAGCACAATCGAGTTGGTCAATCAATAAAGCAATTTATTCGTTGATAAGGAGCAGGCAAGCAGtactggggacacagggagtTTGCGCTCCACCAACACATCCATCCCGCCCCTGGTCACTGTCCCTTTTACAGGCTCTCTTTGGTGGGCTGTGCCATGCCTCCTGTGCTGGGCTACAAGTCCCAGTGAGCCCGAACATGTTGGCTAGCACTCAAGCAGCAGTGGCTACAAGACCCCACCAGGTGTGGACAAGGCTCAAGCATGTTTTCAGGTTACACTCCTAGCAAGCAGGGAACAGCCAGCAGTGACAAGCCTGCTCATGTCCAAACAAGCCCACGTTTTCTTTATACATAAAAAATGGATACAGTTCATAATTatagtggcaaaaaaaaaaaaaaaaaagaaaaatacataacAGCAAAAGCCAGCAATTCACAGCAAAGTGATTTAAACgaatataatgaaataattctATTTTCCTTTGTCTCGTGCCCATGCTTCAAGTTCAGTATTCTTGCTTATACTGCTCCCGTGGTGCGTTTCCATAATGACACGAATCACTGTGTAACATCTCTCACAGTACTTTGCGCTGTCCATCTGTAGGTTAAAGGCCGTGTTTGTGTTCGGGGAAATGCCCAGTCCAGTTGTGGACAGGTACTTGCGGCGTGGAGCCGAGGTGCGTTTGTGCGCGTGGGGGCTGTTGGGCAGGAGGTGGGGGCAggcgcgcacacacacacacgcacacagagacacacagacatagAAAGAGACGCAAacctacacacacacagacatacaaacacatacacacccACCCACGCCgcccggggcgggcggggccaCCGGAAGGCGCGAGCCCACGTgtcccggcggggcggggcggggcgggcggacCCGGCCGGTGGGCGGGCGGCCGCCGGGCTGCCTCAGCCATGGGCTGGCTGCCGGCGCAGGGCCGGCTGGCGGCAGGGCTGCTGGTCAATCTGGCCGCCTCCATCTGCATCGTCTTCCTGAACAAATGGCTGTACGTGCGGCTGGGCTTCCCCAACCTCAGCCTCACCCTGGTGCACTTCGCCATCACCTGGCTCGGCCTCTACCTGTGCCAGGCGCTCGGAGCCTTCTCCCCCAAGAGCCTCCAGCCCGCGCAGGTGCTGCCGCTGGCCCTCAGCTTCTGCGGCTTCGTCGTCTTCACCAacctctccctgcagagcaACACCATCGGGACCTACCAGCTGGCCAAGGCCATGACCACGCCGGTCATCGTGGTCATCCAGAGCGTGGCTTACGGCAAGACTTTCCCTCTGCGGATCAAGCTGACCCTGGTGAGGAGGCGGCGGGGCCGAGGGGAGCGGGGAGGGGCAACGCTGAGGGCGGCGACCCTGCCTAAAACCGCCGTGTCCCCCTGCACAGGTCCCCATCACGCTGGGTGTTTTCCTCAACTCCTACTACGACGTGAAGTTCAGCGTTCTGGGGATGGCGTTCGCCACCCTGGGCGTCCTGGTGACCTCGCTGTATCAAGTGGTGGGTAAcggcgcggggccgggggcgtTGGGGTGGTTGGGCtcccgctgctgccccttgcTTTGATCGCCTTGAAGTAGCACCCAGCCGCCCAGGAAAACTTCCGTGCACcgctatttctttttttgaacCGCCACCAAATTATCATAATCCACCATAACCCCTGATAAATTAAGGAGTTGATCGTCCTTGCTGCTAAACATTGGGGTGTCATCTTTAACGTGAGCGTTATTTTCAAGGGGCAGCGATTGCTTTAGCGGtaaaactcatttttttttcctagagggAGAAGATGTTTTCCTTGCTGAAGAGAGTGCCTTGTGTTTGAGCTTTTTCCCTAGAAAGGCTATTTTCCAGTCTTTCAATCCCGTGGTTTATCCTTGAGCTATTTACCTTTTAACAGTATCCTTCTTCAGTTTTGACTATTCACGTTCTTAAGTGGTTTTGTAGAGGGCGAATTAATACATAAACACACAATACAACCTCTCTGGATAATTATGATTTCAAAAATCCATATGTCCAAGGACTGTCTCAGCCCTTTCTGCTGTAACATTGAACTAGTAGCTCACCGGATTTGTTATTGACCATGACTGTAAGGGCCTCCTAAATTAGAAACTCCTGTCATGTCAATTTCTTCGTGTGAGGTGTACTGTGCCTCAAAAAAAAGTAAGGTTCTTTGACCCGTAGTGTGTAAGATGATAAATAACGATCTCTTGACCTGTTttgggggcaggaggaggaaagaggtGCTGTATAATAGCACCAAGTAATGGTGTATGTACTGGAGAAATAATGGTACTCGGGTAAAATTATATAGATAAAAAAGCCTGATCAAGTTTATATGCCTGGAATCCATGTTACCAGTTAATGTGAATTAAGTAAGTATTAAATGTCAGTTTTCAGCACAACACAAAGACACATCCTTTTGGCTGTAACATCTGTTTGCATAGCCATAGAGAAGTAatatttgtgaaagcatgcAACCTTTTGATGTTAGATTCAATTATAATCAATATTGAAATTAAATCCATTAAATCTGGAATAAACTGACAAAGGACAAATGTGTACTGGTTTTGTTAGCTTGTATGTacaggaaaatgagaagaaagaaatggaatCCAGTCCCTGCTTAGGCAAGGATACTCAGCTCCAATGCAGGCAGGATCTGGAATTTGTGATGATGATAAAGGGGAGCTGCTATTTGTTCTTCCTCTAGCATGATACTTTACCCCCAGGCTACGGGAAAAGGAAGGTTTAAGCAATCTTTTTACTGCCCCTGAATATGATTTTCTCCTCTCATGGCTTTTTCACTTGGAAGAGACAAACACATAGGGCCCTCAGTGAGGCAAAGGTGAGGCTCAGCAGCCTGTTTAAGTAGTATTGTCCACAGGTGACTCCCTCTCTGTTAGTAGCCAGTTTGCTTTTGCTCAGGTTTTTTGAtttatgttgggtttttttttggtttggtttggtttggttttcctcaTGTTTAACAGTTTTCTCTTTTGGTTTTAGTGGGTAGGTGCTAAGCAGCATGAGTTGCAGGTAAACTCTATGCAGCTGTTATACTATCAGGCACCAATGTCCTCAGCTATGTTGTTGTTCATCATACCCTTCTTCGAGCCAGTCTTTGGAGAAGGGGGAATATTTGGGCCCTGGACGCTTTCTGCTGTGGTAAGGCTTTTATTgactttatttaaataattatcaCTGATGCAGTTAAATTTGATAGTAAGGTCTCTTTCTTTGTGAAACAGACTTTTGTACAGCTGTTAGCTAAGGGGAGATGAGAGGGGCATGTACAGGACAAAAAGCAGGACAAAAAGTTGAGTCTGCCCCTCTTCCTCTGAGAAGAGCAAGTCTGTCAAGTGACTTATCTCCttattcttgtttctgtttaGAGGGCATCTGAACAAATGGAAAATCTATCAAAATCCAGAAGCTTCTCCTAGTGTATTAAGTGCTCTAGTTCTTGGTCTGACTGTCCACTCAGAGAAAGAGACACTCTCAACTTCTCTTCTGCAGAAGGATGCCAACACTGGTTGTTCTCTAGAATTAGTAGTTTATTTTCACCAAGAATACTATAGTTTCTCTCTGTATCCTTCTGTCCAAAAAAAGAGCTGGTGGCATATTCTTAGTACTGCTGGTTGTGTCCCTCGGTCATGGGTCATGTCTTGCAGCATTGCAATAACAGGATAGTGAGTATTCACAGTCATAAAATCAGATATTTTCCTAAAATAGTTTTTGTTGTGGCCATAAATAAGACTTTATCTCAAAGTTAAGGAATACAACCTCTATGTGAATGAGTATCTGGATTTTCCAAATCACTCTTAAATGTTTACCAAGAGTAAAGGAGAAAAGGCCTGTGACTTTATCAatgtatatttatgtatttcataCCCTGAGCTGCTTATACACATGACCAGTGTCTGTACTGATTTGAAactgtttctatttttcttctccgTATGTTTTTCTTGCCTGATACTTTGCATTTGAA is part of the Cinclus cinclus chromosome 4, bCinCin1.1, whole genome shotgun sequence genome and encodes:
- the SLC35E3 gene encoding solute carrier family 35 member E3 isoform X1, which codes for MGWLPAQGRLAAGLLVNLAASICIVFLNKWLYVRLGFPNLSLTLVHFAITWLGLYLCQALGAFSPKSLQPAQVLPLALSFCGFVVFTNLSLQSNTIGTYQLAKAMTTPVIVVIQSVAYGKTFPLRIKLTLVPITLGVFLNSYYDVKFSVLGMAFATLGVLVTSLYQVWVGAKQHELQVNSMQLLYYQAPMSSAMLLFIIPFFEPVFGEGGIFGPWTLSAVIMVLLSGIIAFMVNLSIYWIIGNTSPVTYNMFGHFKFCITLLGGCLLFKDPLSVNQGLGILCTLFGILAYTHFKLSEQESNKSKLVQRP
- the SLC35E3 gene encoding solute carrier family 35 member E3 isoform X2 encodes the protein MGWLPAQGRLAAGLLVNLAASICIVFLNKWLYVRLGFPNLSLTLVHFAITWLGLYLCQALGAFSPKSLQPAQVLPLALSFCGFVVFTNLSLQSNTIGTYQLAKAMTTPVIVVIQSVAYGKTFPLRIKLTLWVGAKQHELQVNSMQLLYYQAPMSSAMLLFIIPFFEPVFGEGGIFGPWTLSAVIMVLLSGIIAFMVNLSIYWIIGNTSPVTYNMFGHFKFCITLLGGCLLFKDPLSVNQGLGILCTLFGILAYTHFKLSEQESNKSKLVQRP